The [Eubacterium] siraeum genome contains a region encoding:
- the mutL gene encoding DNA mismatch repair endonuclease MutL yields MPEIRLLDKSVAELIAAGEVIERPSSVIKELVENSIDAGARHITVEIKHGGISYMRITDDGCGIAYAQMPTAFLRHATSKIRTGDDLTGIMTMGFRGEALASVAAVAKIEMMSRQDGDELGGRYIIEGGEEKEHESCGCPTGTTIVIKELFYNTPARLKFLKKDISEGNFIAATVDRLALSHPDISFRFIRDNKSVRMTSGDGSLLSAAKAVSGRQFADSLIPVDFSLNGIDVSGYVSSPLFCRNSRSMQTFFVNTRYIKSTTCMAALEEAYRNSMMVGKFPACILNISLSPETVDVNVHPAKTEIRFAYEKPVFDAVYFAVKNALVNAADDKRQIELEKPKKYDNADDYFRHNPEIIKREQQTLAHIPVTLPLLSEERPVVDIKPEEPTETVKAEKIYGDSTIKPVSLHSTRSDYSTGPEENTSEAIDEIPLPKEPHIPSYKAVSSSVVVTVDDDTDDIPVTAPQTDEGFRFINAKPITVERIDEPKPEKTSVRVIGEFLKTYILCEADEELIIIDKHAAHERIRFEKLKEEFVTTSQLLIDKTELKLSPEEYEALHEYYEYVEQSGIELVFCDDSTVQITAMPSVVKCSPQEIVSDVAQRLMNTATDQKGALFDDMLHTMACKSAIKAHDDTDILELQALADRVMNDRTIRFCPHGRPVMTALSKYRIERFFNRS; encoded by the coding sequence ATGCCCGAAATCAGACTGCTTGATAAAAGCGTAGCGGAGCTTATTGCGGCAGGCGAGGTCATAGAGCGCCCGTCCTCCGTAATAAAGGAGCTTGTGGAAAATTCAATAGACGCAGGCGCACGGCATATCACCGTTGAGATAAAGCACGGCGGTATCAGCTATATGCGTATAACGGACGACGGTTGCGGCATAGCTTACGCTCAGATGCCGACAGCTTTTCTCCGTCACGCCACAAGCAAGATACGCACTGGCGACGACCTTACAGGCATTATGACTATGGGCTTCAGAGGAGAAGCGCTGGCGTCCGTTGCGGCGGTCGCAAAGATAGAGATGATGTCACGGCAGGACGGCGATGAACTCGGCGGACGTTACATTATCGAAGGCGGCGAGGAAAAGGAACACGAATCCTGCGGCTGTCCCACAGGCACGACTATCGTGATAAAGGAGCTTTTCTACAACACTCCCGCACGACTTAAATTCCTCAAAAAAGACATATCCGAGGGCAATTTCATAGCGGCAACGGTCGACAGGCTTGCTCTTTCCCACCCCGATATTTCCTTCAGATTCATAAGAGATAACAAAAGCGTCAGAATGACATCGGGCGACGGTTCGCTCTTATCTGCGGCAAAGGCGGTATCCGGCAGACAGTTTGCCGACAGCCTTATTCCCGTTGACTTTTCGCTTAACGGCATAGATGTAAGCGGTTATGTTTCATCTCCGCTTTTCTGCCGTAACAGCAGAAGTATGCAGACGTTTTTCGTGAACACAAGATATATAAAAAGCACCACCTGTATGGCGGCGCTTGAGGAGGCATATCGTAACAGTATGATGGTCGGAAAATTCCCTGCCTGCATACTGAACATATCGCTTTCTCCCGAAACTGTCGATGTAAACGTACACCCCGCAAAGACCGAGATACGCTTCGCTTATGAAAAGCCTGTGTTCGATGCGGTGTATTTTGCGGTAAAGAACGCACTGGTGAACGCCGCAGACGATAAACGGCAGATAGAGCTTGAAAAACCGAAGAAATACGATAACGCAGACGATTATTTCAGGCACAACCCCGAAATAATAAAGCGTGAACAGCAGACGCTCGCACATATCCCCGTAACGCTTCCGCTTTTGTCTGAGGAACGTCCGGTCGTTGATATAAAGCCCGAAGAACCGACCGAAACGGTAAAGGCTGAAAAAATATACGGCGACAGCACAATAAAGCCCGTTTCACTGCACAGCACACGCTCGGACTACAGCACAGGACCCGAAGAAAATACAAGTGAAGCTATTGACGAAATACCTTTGCCAAAAGAGCCGCACATTCCGTCATATAAGGCGGTAAGCAGCAGTGTTGTTGTCACCGTTGACGATGATACGGACGATATTCCCGTAACAGCACCGCAAACTGACGAAGGCTTCAGATTTATAAACGCAAAGCCGATAACGGTTGAAAGGATAGACGAGCCGAAGCCCGAAAAAACAAGTGTTCGTGTTATCGGAGAATTTTTAAAGACCTATATACTGTGCGAGGCGGACGAGGAGCTTATAATAATCGACAAGCACGCCGCCCACGAACGCATAAGGTTTGAAAAGCTGAAAGAGGAGTTTGTAACCACCTCACAGCTTCTTATCGACAAAACCGAGCTTAAGCTGTCACCCGAAGAATACGAGGCACTGCACGAGTATTACGAATATGTGGAGCAAAGCGGTATAGAGCTTGTTTTCTGCGATGACAGCACAGTGCAGATAACCGCAATGCCGTCCGTAGTGAAATGCTCGCCGCAGGAAATAGTATCCGATGTCGCACAACGGCTTATGAACACTGCCACCGACCAGAAAGGCGCTCTCTTTGACGATATGCTTCATACGATGGCTTGCAAGTCGGCGATAAAGGCGCACGATGATACGGATATTCTCGAATTGCAGGCGCTTGCCGACAGAGTGATGAATGACAGGACAATACGTTTTTGTCCGCACGGCAGGCCGGTTATGACCGCACTTTCAAAATACAGGATAGAACGCTTCTTCAACAGGAGTTGA
- the miaA gene encoding tRNA (adenosine(37)-N6)-dimethylallyltransferase MiaA — protein MDKQFIVVVCGPTASGKTALSVELAKRLSGEIISADSMQIYRGMNIATAKPTKEEKQGIPHYLMDFLDPHDSFSVADYVKAAHGIIADIAARGKLPIITGGTGLYISSLIDNLSFEETECDYAYRDELRKLAQEKGNGFLLGMLREIDSETAEKLHENNLNRIIRALEVYKTTGKTMSEQQRLSRLAPSPYEPCMIQLDYDRETLYDRINRRVDIMLAEGLVEEARQFMKQSDYPTAAQAIGYKELMPYLKGESPLTPCVERLKQETRKYAKRQLTWFRRDERIHYIKADGGKNFSQIVDEAIDYIGSVRNKSK, from the coding sequence ATGGATAAACAGTTTATCGTAGTGGTATGCGGACCTACCGCTTCGGGCAAGACCGCTCTTTCGGTCGAGCTTGCAAAAAGGCTTTCGGGCGAGATAATTTCAGCCGATTCTATGCAGATATACAGAGGTATGAACATAGCCACCGCAAAGCCGACCAAAGAGGAAAAGCAGGGCATACCGCATTACCTTATGGATTTTCTCGACCCTCATGACAGCTTTTCGGTAGCCGACTATGTTAAGGCGGCACACGGTATTATCGCAGATATAGCGGCACGAGGAAAGCTCCCGATAATAACCGGCGGCACAGGCCTTTATATAAGCTCTCTTATCGACAATCTCAGCTTTGAGGAAACCGAGTGCGACTACGCATACCGTGACGAACTGCGTAAGCTTGCACAGGAAAAGGGCAACGGTTTTCTGCTCGGAATGCTCCGTGAAATTGATTCCGAAACGGCGGAAAAGCTCCACGAGAACAATCTCAACAGGATAATAAGAGCACTTGAGGTCTACAAGACTACGGGAAAGACAATGAGCGAGCAACAGCGCCTTTCAAGGCTTGCCCCTTCGCCGTATGAGCCGTGTATGATACAGCTTGACTATGACAGGGAAACGCTGTACGACCGCATAAACAGGCGTGTTGACATAATGCTTGCAGAAGGACTTGTCGAGGAGGCAAGGCAGTTTATGAAACAGTCTGATTATCCCACTGCGGCGCAGGCGATAGGCTATAAGGAGCTTATGCCGTATCTTAAAGGCGAAAGCCCTCTTACACCTTGCGTAGAGCGGCTGAAGCAGGAAACCAGAAAATACGCAAAGCGTCAGCTTACATGGTTCCGCCGTGACGAAAGAATCCATTATATCAAGGCTGACGGAGGAAAGAACTTTTCGCAGATTGTTGACGAGGCAATAGATTATATCGGCAGTGTAAGAAACAAAAGCAAGTGA
- the hfq gene encoding RNA chaperone Hfq, which produces MAKELNLQDVFLNQARKEKIPVTIYITNGFQFKGLVRGFDNYTVILDTDGKQNLIYKHAISTITPLRAVSILDAFDRTDSEDVKE; this is translated from the coding sequence ATGGCAAAGGAACTCAATTTACAGGACGTATTTTTAAATCAGGCGAGAAAAGAGAAGATACCTGTAACTATCTACATTACAAACGGCTTTCAGTTCAAGGGACTTGTAAGAGGTTTTGACAATTACACTGTCATCCTTGATACAGACGGAAAGCAGAACCTGATATACAAGCACGCTATCTCGACAATAACACCTCTCAGAGCTGTATCCATCCTTGACGCATTCGACAGGACGGACAGCGAAGACGTAAAAGAATAA
- a CDS encoding YggS family pyridoxal phosphate-dependent enzyme, which produces MTERISKSAEETTLEDIKLNYTAVKQNIAEAMDKAGRCDTVRIMAVTKTVPCEKINYAESLGIDLLGENRVQEFLGKYENYSEKSEIHFIGGLQKNKVKYIIDKVSMIHSVDSVELAAEIDRRAGSHGLVKDILLEINIGGEESKGGIAPSELIETAKAVSGLENVRIRGLMTIPPVNCDEKYFASMQELFENSKQKYSFLSGMDTLSMGMSGDYATAVKYGSTLVRIGSGLFGYRNYSKI; this is translated from the coding sequence ATGACGGAAAGAATCTCTAAATCCGCCGAAGAAACAACGCTTGAGGATATAAAGCTCAATTATACGGCTGTAAAACAGAACATAGCCGAAGCTATGGATAAAGCAGGACGATGCGATACGGTTCGCATTATGGCGGTCACAAAAACAGTACCCTGCGAAAAGATAAATTATGCCGAAAGTCTTGGCATAGACCTTCTGGGTGAAAACAGAGTACAGGAATTTCTCGGAAAATACGAAAATTATTCGGAAAAATCCGAAATTCACTTCATCGGGGGCTTGCAAAAAAACAAAGTAAAGTATATAATTGATAAGGTGAGTATGATACATTCGGTCGACAGTGTCGAGCTTGCGGCTGAGATAGACCGCAGAGCAGGAAGTCACGGACTTGTAAAGGACATACTCCTTGAGATCAATATAGGCGGCGAGGAGTCAAAGGGCGGTATTGCACCGTCTGAGCTTATCGAAACGGCAAAAGCTGTATCCGGACTTGAAAACGTCAGGATAAGAGGGCTTATGACCATTCCGCCTGTGAATTGCGACGAAAAGTATTTTGCGTCAATGCAGGAGCTTTTTGAAAATTCAAAGCAGAAATATTCTTTCCTGTCCGGCATGGATACGCTGTCAATGGGTATGTCGGGCGATTATGCAACAGCCGTAAAGTACGGCTCAACGTTAGTCAGGATAGGCAGCGGTCTTTTCGGCTACAGAAACTATTCGAAAATATAA
- a CDS encoding cell division protein SepF, which produces MSALEGLKNSIRRWGGSDDDESYSNELESAKEEPVQEAPSRSSSQASNANKIYTYNASTTLHLVVNRPKKLSDTAEIAELYKNKTTVILMLNNTNKDIATRIIDFLGGVSYITGGEIKRIADTTYVLAPYNVDISGEFIDEISSISGEDIFDDLD; this is translated from the coding sequence ATGAGCGCATTAGAAGGACTTAAAAATTCAATCAGAAGATGGGGCGGATCGGATGACGATGAGAGCTACTCAAACGAGCTTGAATCCGCAAAGGAAGAACCTGTGCAGGAGGCTCCTTCACGCAGCTCGTCACAGGCTTCAAACGCAAATAAGATATACACTTATAATGCAAGCACAACTCTGCACCTTGTTGTAAACAGACCCAAGAAGCTGTCCGATACAGCCGAGATAGCAGAGCTTTACAAGAACAAGACAACGGTTATCCTTATGCTCAACAACACAAATAAGGATATAGCTACCCGTATCATCGACTTCTTAGGCGGTGTAAGCTACATAACGGGCGGCGAGATAAAGAGGATCGCAGATACAACATACGTTCTCGCACCTTACAATGTTGATATTTCAGGCGAATTCATAGACGAAATCAGCAGCATTTCGGGCGAGGATATTTTCGACGATCTGGACTGA
- a CDS encoding YlmH/Sll1252 family protein: MADRELVKDIQNAARDCLDRSRPYFTRFLSESELAQIRAVGIPKGLTALLCAGTGNADPLRCCLGLFPSYYFDGSAISDASYAVVSDENTAEQFPIKAVTFTFRKEDSVTHRDVLGSLMALGIERDTVGDIFVTDGKAAVFVYEKVAPLISDSITKIGRVGVQVDIGITAGFTLPARKYEEMRFSVASMRLDNIVRCVACTSRTGAVEKYITPQLVTLNGTVCTDVSKQLSEGDVFSVRGKGKFILQCIGETGRKGNIHITIKKYI, from the coding sequence ATGGCAGACCGTGAACTTGTCAAAGATATACAAAATGCGGCGAGGGACTGCCTTGACAGATCCCGCCCGTATTTTACCCGTTTTCTGTCCGAAAGCGAGCTTGCACAGATAAGAGCTGTCGGTATCCCGAAAGGGCTTACGGCATTGCTTTGTGCAGGCACAGGAAATGCAGATCCGCTCAGATGCTGTCTTGGACTTTTCCCGTCATATTATTTTGACGGCAGTGCGATTTCCGATGCATCCTATGCCGTTGTGTCCGATGAAAACACGGCTGAACAGTTCCCGATAAAAGCGGTGACGTTCACCTTCAGGAAAGAGGACAGTGTGACCCACAGAGATGTGCTGGGTTCGCTTATGGCGCTCGGTATTGAGCGTGACACTGTCGGGGATATTTTCGTTACCGACGGGAAGGCGGCAGTGTTTGTCTACGAAAAGGTAGCACCGCTTATTTCAGACAGTATAACGAAAATAGGCAGGGTAGGAGTGCAGGTGGATATTGGCATTACCGCAGGTTTTACTTTGCCCGCAAGAAAATATGAGGAGATGCGGTTTTCGGTAGCTTCAATGCGCCTTGACAATATTGTCAGATGCGTCGCCTGTACGTCAAGGACAGGCGCTGTGGAAAAGTATATTACGCCACAGCTTGTGACGCTGAACGGCACGGTATGTACCGATGTGTCAAAGCAGCTAAGCGAGGGCGATGTGTTTTCCGTCAGAGGAAAAGGCAAGTTCATATTGCAGTGTATCGGTGAAACAGGCAGAAAAGGTAATATACATATTACGATTAAAAAATATATTTAG
- a CDS encoding DivIVA domain-containing protein: protein MNAKDIVSKEFDTVKRGGYDAAEVDTFLKDVSIEYKKLQNENEELEKKLEVLAEKIREYRKDEDALRDALLIAKKQGIAVVNEAKEDAEKIRKDAQEKAEKTIKDADALAAKKKELGEKNLAEANAKAKQTVDDANAKAAEIHTIMMQQTEREQIVLQRTRKEVQDYTNKILAAYSAHIENIKAMPKACENEFVINTVKEVEARKPEDSAFAKKPAPAPAKPAPEAKPAPEAKPAPAPVKPAPEAKPAPAPEKKAEEKVTGESVLFSLKNEKEEKNAPTSELEFGKNK from the coding sequence GTGAATGCTAAAGATATAGTATCCAAAGAATTTGATACGGTTAAGCGTGGCGGTTACGATGCCGCCGAGGTAGATACTTTCTTAAAGGACGTATCTATCGAATACAAGAAACTGCAGAATGAAAACGAGGAGCTTGAAAAGAAGCTGGAGGTTCTTGCGGAAAAAATAAGAGAGTACCGTAAGGATGAGGACGCTCTGAGAGATGCTCTGCTCATTGCAAAAAAGCAGGGTATAGCTGTAGTGAACGAGGCTAAGGAAGATGCCGAAAAGATAAGAAAAGACGCTCAGGAAAAGGCTGAAAAGACTATCAAGGATGCGGACGCTCTTGCGGCAAAGAAGAAGGAGCTCGGTGAGAAGAATCTTGCCGAAGCAAACGCAAAAGCAAAGCAGACCGTTGACGATGCCAATGCAAAGGCTGCCGAGATTCACACAATTATGATGCAGCAGACTGAAAGAGAGCAGATTGTTCTCCAGAGAACAAGAAAAGAAGTGCAGGACTATACAAACAAGATTCTTGCCGCATACAGCGCACATATCGAGAATATAAAGGCTATGCCCAAGGCTTGTGAGAATGAGTTCGTGATAAATACCGTTAAGGAAGTTGAGGCGAGAAAGCCTGAGGACAGCGCATTTGCAAAGAAGCCTGCTCCTGCTCCGGCAAAGCCTGCGCCTGAAGCAAAGCCTGCACCCGAAGCTAAGCCTGCACCTGCTCCGGTAAAGCCCGCTCCCGAAGCTAAGCCTGCTCCCGCTCCCGAAAAAAAGGCGGAAGAAAAGGTAACGGGTGAATCTGTGCTGTTCAGCCTTAAAAACGAGAAGGAAGAAAAGAATGCTCCCACATCCGAACTTGAGTTCGGAAAGAACAAGTAA
- the lspA gene encoding signal peptidase II, translating into MLYIALAAAAGLIGLDQLTKILIDSNMQLHQSIPIISFGDTNVLNITYERNPGAAFSILEGKQLFLILFTAVVIVVMLYLMLSKRVKKPTYIWSMSLIVAGGIGNLIDRVIRGEVVDFIDVRIINFAVFNVADICAVLGALGLLLFVVADEIKEQKNKRSAKKSTAAGEIEKSTNEDK; encoded by the coding sequence ATGCTATATATCGCTCTTGCGGCAGCCGCAGGACTTATCGGGCTTGACCAGCTGACAAAGATACTGATTGACAGTAATATGCAGCTTCACCAGTCAATACCGATAATATCATTCGGAGATACAAATGTACTGAATATCACCTACGAGAGAAATCCCGGAGCCGCTTTCAGTATCCTTGAGGGAAAACAGCTGTTTCTTATACTGTTTACGGCTGTGGTTATCGTTGTTATGCTGTATCTGATGCTTTCAAAAAGAGTGAAGAAGCCGACGTATATATGGTCCATGTCGCTTATAGTGGCAGGCGGTATCGGTAACCTTATCGACAGAGTGATAAGAGGCGAGGTAGTTGATTTTATCGATGTAAGGATAATCAACTTCGCCGTGTTCAATGTTGCGGATATATGCGCCGTTCTCGGAGCACTTGGATTACTGCTTTTTGTTGTAGCAGACGAGATAAAAGAGCAGAAGAACAAACGCTCGGCAAAGAAAAGTACAGCAGCCGGGGAAATAGAGAAATCAACAAACGAAGATAAATAA